The Porites lutea chromosome 4, jaPorLute2.1, whole genome shotgun sequence genome contains a region encoding:
- the LOC140935732 gene encoding stabilizer of axonemal microtubules 4-like, translating into MGRLPYGPGNAHILQSKGADVGVMKFYCTEYSTHYGKEGFIPRTGRHYGTGYQSNFRPGVYYSRRLDELDNPAMGRLLTDNYSSITKKHFLPSKGSSGTDPFSRGLYMTATSGFVKDIPVTIPRSRQVRDVHIDTKAKGAVYPFHRPLLHTLKAKDPIGRENAFHGPSYMSTENHTNFLGVPSQRMDTSTKTVGYKEGSGFTHAYNDEPITFYPMEAHEGIRDPRWTYRPTGSSIMKRDFLPVEYLHGNEHLPVLSHGSERNTGFTHGTKARPVFYSKVGQEYTKVGDVHPRAQERIKKMDPAEYSNMTNPHTFSSIAKLSFKGKQRNDPTEAERLGNVSTGTKELTGYSENNDQYFETAETADSLRRFETHYNAKHYNMNPRGDDRMGRTEGNVFTQLPNGFTKGTSVHTMGPDINTTAELRWQKPYVARSIKARDPYYDDHTHDAKLHTAVAITA; encoded by the exons ATGGGACGCCTCCCCTATGGGCCAGGAAATGCCCACATATTACAGAGCAAGGGTGCTGATGTGGGAGTTATGAAGTTCTATTGCACAGAGTATTCTACTCATTATGGAAAGGAAGGTTTCATTCCAAGGACTGGACGCCATTACGGCACAggatatcaatctaattttagACCGGGGGTGTATTACAGTCGACGTCTGGATGAGCTTGACAACCCAGCAATGGG TCGTCTCTTAACAGACAACTATTCATCCATTACCAAGAAACACTTCTTGCCATCAAAAGGATCAAGTGGCACTGACCCCTTCTCTAGAGGGCTGTATATGACAGCAACAAGTGGTTTTGTCAAAGACATTCCTGTCACCATTCCACGTTCAAGACAG GTGAGGGATGTTCATATTGACACCAAGGCTAAGGGCGCAGTTTACCCATTCCATCGTCCATTGTTGCACACGCTCAAAGCCAAGGATCCAATCGGCAGGGAAAATGCTTTCCAT GGGCCAAGCTATATGTCAACTGAAAACCATACAAACTTTCTAGGAGTTCCTAGTCAGCGAA tgGATACCTCAACAAAAACTGTTGGTTACAAGGAAGGCTCAGGTTTCACACATGCTTACAATGATGAACCAATCACTTTTTACCCAATGGAAGCTCATGAGGGAATAAGAGAT cCACGATGGACTTATAGGCCAACTGGATCTAGTATCATGAAGAGGGATTTCCTGCCAGTGGAATATCTTCAT GGAAATGAGCATCTTCCTGTTTTGTCTCATGGATCAGAAAGAAATACAGGATTTACTCATGGCACAAAAGCAAGACCAGTTTTCTATTCAAAAGTAGGGCAG GAATACACGAAAGTCGGCGATGTCCATCCTCGAGCCCAGGAGCGAATAAAAAAGATGGATCCGGCTGAATATTCCAACATGACGAACCCACACACTTTCTCCAG cATTGCCAAGCTATCATTTAAAGGCAAACAGAGAAATGATCCAACTGAAGCGGAAAGACTGGGTAACGTTTCCACTGGAACAAAG GAACTAACTGGGTACAGTGAAAATAACGACCAATACTTTGAGACAGCGGAGACTGCGGACTCACTAAGAAGATTTGAAACTCACTACAATGCCAA aCATTATAACATGAATCCACGAGGCGATGACCGGATGGGTCGCACTGAGGGAAATGTGTTCACTCAGCTACCAAATGGTTTCACTAAAGGAACTAGTGTGCATACAATGGGCCCTGATATCAACACTACCGCCGAACTACGCTGGCAGAAACCTTATGTAGCCAG gaGTATTAAAGCAAGAGATCCGTACTATGATGACCACACCCATGATGCCAAACTGCACACGGCTGTTGCAATAACTGCTTAA
- the LOC140934684 gene encoding uncharacterized protein yields the protein MATLAGLCLAVLLGLYLTVLPSESTPDLKDERGKASVNNKGILVDVIRQPEKGTERGLEASYIRGKRSKSWGSCKPVCRRRCLPTCNLVCCIAPPYAVPRKVAKRLEKQPHIGYARKKSAIKKHTKKEKTVAKKLTKKKNITAKNKNRGVCKVSCQKACLPSCEFRCCMTPKEKLKENCGRVTPVAMKSAVIFCCVLALVSVANSLKHKTGHGGRKSVVVANPVQRSAWECHPGCRRFCLSSCKRSCCAPGAPNYTPDMFPQLVSYQASLPPPPPPPPACPTGCPSTCYPSCDAGCCFPVNQAPVYPQYPANPYSTGYGGYPTDPCAAQGCSAECAPLCKPDCCRSQALNLSIRPVYLGSKASPATSTSPKKVAAEKKPPPPKKKPAVDLKKLAGKTNFLCVRPCQKLCKPICKFECCLPTYKFHDSHPAPKKPAKDHHVKPVASPQRVPVPKLASPPEPTEGPAAQDLQPPSPYAGGYQNPDPAAAMMASPPEPTCPGACPMSCAPSCDFSCCSSYMTPQPQPVAPVPPQQGFPYGAVPPNPMVSNTNYMAPNPVPQAPPSPGLAPLSCPGQSCPDSCAPLCSPSCCAGISRMLPANWDKRNNVPRAA from the exons ATGGCTACTCTGGCAGGCCTTTGTTTGGCAGTACTTCTTGGTCTATACCTTACGGTCCTACCGTCTGAATCTACCCCAGACCTCAAAGATGAAAGAGGAAAAGCCTCTGTAAATAACAAAGGTATACTAGTTGATGTGATTCGACAGCCAGAAAAAGGAACCGAGAGAGGACTGGAGGCTTCATACATAAGAGGAAAAC GATCAAAGTCATGGGGGTCTTGTAAACCAGTTTGTAGAAGACGATGCCTACCTACATGCAACCTGGTCTGCTGCATAGCACCACCTTACGCTGTTCCAAGAAAGGTGGCGAAAAGGCTCGAGAAACAACCTCACATTGGATATGCAAGAAAAAAGAGCGCTATCAAAAAACAtacaaagaaagagaaaaccgTAGCCAAGAAACTcacgaagaagaaaaatataacaGCTAAGAACAAGAACAGAGGCGTGTGTAAAGTGAGTTGCCAAAAAGCCTGCCTGCCTTCCTGTGAGTTTAGATGCTGTATGACACCTAAAGAGAAACTGAAGGAAAACT GTGGAAGGGTGACGCCAGTGGCCATGAAGTCGGCTGTGATATTTTGTTGTGTTCTCGCACTGGTCTCGGTTGCAAATAGTTTAAAGCACAAGACTG GTCATGGTGGTAGAAAGTCGGTAGTAGTTGCGAATCCCGTCCAAA GATCCGCCTGGGAGTGTCATCCGGGTTGCAGGAGGTTCTGTCTTTCTTCCTGTAAAAGAAGCTGCTGTGCACCCGGGGCCCCGAATTACACCCCGGACATGTTTCCACAACTTGTCAGTTACCAAGCCTCCCtaccccctcctccccctccaCCTCCAGCATGCCCTACGGGTTGCCCATCCACTTGTTATCCTAGCTGCGACGCAGGTTGCTGTTTTCCCGTTAATCAAGCTCCagtttatcctcagtatcccgCTAACCCATACAGTACTGGATATGGGGGATATCCCACTGATCCCTGCGCCGCACAGGGGTGTTCTGCGGAGTGCGCTCCTCTTTGCAAGCCAG ACTGTTGTCGCTCCCAAGCCTTGAATTTGAGTATTCGGCCAGTGTATTTAGGCAGTAAAGCTTCTCCTGCTACTTCAACTTCTCCTAAGAAGGTCGCTGCCGAAAAGAAACCCCCGCCACCAAAGAAGAAACCTGCCGTAGACCTGAAGAAGCTGGCCGGAAAGACAAACTTTTTGTGTGTACGTCCGTGCCAAAAACTATGCAAGCCTATATGCAA ATTTGAATGCTGTTTGCCCACGTATAAATTCCATGACTCTCACCCTGCTCCGAAAAAGCCTGCCAAAGATCATCATGTCAAACCTGTCGCCTCACCTCAGAGGGTACCAGTCCCCAAACTGGCCTCTCCACCGGAGCCAACAGAAGGACCGGCGGCGCAGGACCTGCAACCACCTTCACCTTATGCGGGTGGATACCAAAATCCGGATCCAGCAGCAGCGATGATGGCATCCCCTCCGG AGCCAACATGTCCAGGTGCCTGCCCGATGTCGTGTGCCCCATCTTGTGATTTCTCCTGTTGTTCCTCTTACATGACACCACAACCACAACCAGTTGCCCCAGTGCCTCCTCAGCAAGGCTTCCCTTATGGAGCAGTGCCACCTAACCCTATGGTGAGCAATACTAACTATATG GCACCAAATCCAGTCCCCCAGGCTCCTCCCTCCCCAGGTCTTGCTCCTCTAAGCTGTCCAGGACAGTCGTGCCCAGACTCGTGCGCCCCACTGTGTTCGCCAAGCTGCTGCGCGGGAATTAGCCGCATGCTCCCAGCAAACTGGGACAAGAGAAACAACGTGCCTCGTGCGGCCTAA
- the LOC140934685 gene encoding uncharacterized protein: protein MSGWAVCLSSIFLFSIIQQGEGSPFPKDKFEVERDKHSLTKRQYPYYQRAPMLRAYVDPYQRSRVSRKRPPRVGKKGNCRTICQHRCTPDCDFRCCVVPSQPIQIPHPLLRPAVPVESCASYCPSSCFPECRPSCCKPQQVSIPTMSSMPAPFMPPPPPPPPPPCPTSCPSSCYPQCSPSCCKASPGLAPLLPQGQCPHPGCAKACYPKCAPICCSSTIAPQVPAYPLLPRFPSVLSPPSPPPIVIPLPLPVPQCPSPCVPSCLPACTPQCCAVTQPLSQPQALPPPIIILEPPSPTPFLTCPAACPATCAPQCTPTCCSPPTKIAPPRPPPVPPPAPSSSAPLPIAAQSCPGSCPDTCAPSCNKECCCGPKYNTNDVRGLYPLDNTPDCPLNN, encoded by the exons ATGTCAGGATGGGCAGTGTGTCTCTCAagcatatttttgttttcaatcattCAACAAGGGGAAGGAAGCCCATTTCCAAAAGACAAATTTGAAGTGGAAAGGG ATAAACACAGCTTAACGAAGAGACAGTATCCGTATTATCAACGAGCCCCAATGCTTCGTGCCTATGTCGACCCATATCAAAGGAGTAGAGTGTCTCGTAAGCGACCTCCTCGTGTAGGCAAGAAAG GAAATTGCCGAACAATTTGCCAGCACAGATGTACTCCTGACTGTGATTTCCGTTGCTGTGTAGTACCATCTCAACCCATTCAGATTCCACATCCCCTGCTCCGCCCCGCTGTACCGGTGGAGTCCTGTGCGTCGTACTGTCCAAGTTCCTGTTTTCCTGAATGTCGTCCTAGCTGCTGTAAGCCACAACAAGTCTCCATTCCAACAATGTCATCAATGCCAGCACCATTTATGCCTCcgcctcctccccctccccctccacccTGTCCAACCAGCTGCCCCTCGTCTTGCTACCCTCAGTGCTCTCCGTCATGTTGTAAAGCGTCGCCTGGGTTAGCGCCCCTTTTACCTCAGGGTCAGTGCCCTCATCCCGGATGTGCGAAAGCATGCTATCCAAAATGCGCACCTATATGCTGTTCTTCTACTATCGCCCCTCAAGTTCCTGCTTATCCGCTATTACCTCGATTCCCTTCTGTTCTTTCTCCTCCATCCCCACCCCCGATAGTTATCCCACTTCCGCTTCCGGTTCCACAGTGCCCCTCTCCTTGCGTACCTTCATGTCTCCCAGCTTGCACCCCTCAGTGCTGCGCAGTCACCCAGCCACTATCACAACCACAGGCGCTACCCCCTCCCATAATAATTCTGGAGCCTCCTTCTCCCACTCCTTTTTTAACATGCCCTGCTGCCTGTCCAGCCACATGCGCCCCACAGTGCACCCCAACCTGTTGCTCTCCACCCACAAAAATAGCTCCACCTCGACCCCCGCCAGTACCCCCTCCTGCACCCTCATCATCTGCACCTCTCCCAATCGCTGCGCAGTCGTGCCCTGGCTCTTGCCCTGACACATGCGCACCAAGCTGCAACAAAGAGTGTTGCTGTGGACCGAAATATAACACTAATGACGTCAGAGGCCTATACCCATTAGATAACACTCCAGATTGCCCTTTAAATAACTAA